Proteins found in one Bombus terrestris chromosome 1, iyBomTerr1.2, whole genome shotgun sequence genomic segment:
- the LOC100646280 gene encoding LOW QUALITY PROTEIN: uncharacterized protein LOC100646280 (The sequence of the model RefSeq protein was modified relative to this genomic sequence to represent the inferred CDS: deleted 2 bases in 1 codon; substituted 2 bases at 2 genomic stop codons), translated as MQNISCKNGLNRGTEAKIFHSSRQCQVDSEKLTSLYQQVADLKETVMSLENIIQLKDVQLENMQRDNGRLSVELKKQQRYVRNLKRKTLETXFEFIAILKCIDLISEQLDDERFLYQREKDFFDSEMQRQKVRYGASKLSQRRKELEVVRECLEDENKSLREELNEKVETTYNLCIKFLRMKYAKDSLREKFDQLLKEHLGVMSDMMEKLDEAREELNIIVSEKFQDPLPLSKAKFLQVVQRNARLVHENAALKMQIQQLTLNIERLNNCMQKTKSVNVDAKIIAKLATQNKKRRSKEFTKWLPFHLYENEVDKTLSLTKSSNTENPVDYSGDAKLASKFRSDNIKKYATAAVQEVRTEETWKLRTERARSAPEIRLAKAQPTSSANIXIAFGRMDVRHALTNT; from the exons ATGCAGAATATTAGTTGTAAAAACGGCTTGAACAGGGGTACAGAAGCGAAGATTTTTCACTCAAGTAGACAATGTCAAGTAGACAGCGAGAAATTAACAAGTTTATATCAACAA GTGGCAGACCTGAAGGAAACAGTTATGTCATTAGAAAACATAATACAATTAAAGGATGTTCAATTGGAAAATATGCAACGAGATAATGGTCGACTATCGGTCGAATTGAAGAAACAACAAAGATACGTGAGGAACCTGAAACGTAAGACTTTGGAAACTTGATTCGAGTTCATCGCGATTCTTAAATGTATCGACTTAATTTCAGAGCAGTTGGACGATGAAAGATTCCTCTATCAGAGAGAAAAGGATTTCTTTGACAGTGAAATGCAACGACAAAAAGTACGATATGGTGCCTCGAAATTATCTcaacgaagaaaagaattagAAGTAGTACGAGAATGTTTGGAAGATGAGAATAAATCGCTGCGAGAAGAATTAAACGAAAAAGTGGAGACAACGTACAACTTGTGTATAAAGTTTTTGCGAATGAAATATGCTAAGGATTCGTTGAGGGAGAAATTTGATCAATTATTGAAGGAGCATCTAGGAGTAATGTCGGATATGATGGAGAAATTAGACGAGGCAAGAGAAGAACTTAATATAATCGTTTCCGAAAAATTTCAAGACCCTTTACCTTTGAGCAAAGCAAAATTTTTGCAG GTGGTGCAACGAAACGCTCGACTAGTTCACGAAAATGCGGCACTCAAAATGCAAATACAGCAATTGACGTTAAACATTGAAAGATTAAATAACTGTATGCAAAAAACGAAGTCAGTGAACGTAGACGCGAAAATTATTGCCAAACTAGCaacgcaaaataaaaaaagacgtAGCAAAGAATTCACAAAATGGCTACCGTTTCA TTTATATGAAAACGAAGTTGACAAAACTTTGTCCCTTACTAAGTCGTCGAATACTGAAAATCCCGTTGATTACTCTGGAGATGCGAAATTAGCGTCGAAATTTCGTTCGGACAATATAAAAAAGTACGCGACTGCTGCGGTACAAGAAGTTCGAACTGAAGAAACATGGAAATTGCGAACGGAACGTGCGCGAAGCGCACCAGAAATTCGACTAGCGAAAGCACAACCAACCTCGTCGGCGAATATTTGA ATAGCTTTTGGTCGAATGGATGTGCGACACGCCTTAACGAATACTTAG
- the LOC105666565 gene encoding nucleoplasmin-like protein isoform X1: MAEEYLYGITLEGLNSSEVWDPEHKNDDADGTNQHFGADQKLIIKMALLGPEAKPGELNVLQVEAMGLKGPIKTPIALLEMGKTAQIILDLSFPDPPVTFTLVKGSGPVHIVGHNLLGTHMEEFDDMDDEMEEENIDDDDDDKEPEDEEDDEDEPKKKNAKLTTAAKYKNQANKNKKK; encoded by the exons ATGGCAGAAGAGTATCTTTATG GAATTACCCTCGAAGGATTGAATTCTAGCGAGGTATGGGATCCAGAGCATAAAAACGACGACGCAGACGGAACAAACCAACATTTCGGTGCCGATCAGAAGCTGATCATAAAAATG gCTCTTCTAGGTCCAGAGGCTAAACCTGGTGAACTTAATGTATTACAAGTTGAAGCAATGGGCTTAAAAGGACCCATCAAAACACCAATTGCTTTATTGGAGATGGGAAAAACTGCACAGATTATTCTGGATCTCAGTTTTCCTGACCCTCCAGTCACATTTACTTTGGTTAAAGGAAGTGGTCCTGTTCACATAGTAGGACATAATCTACTTG GTACACACATGGAGGAGTTTGATGATATGGATGATGAAATGGAGGAGGAGAACatcgatgatgatgatgatgataag GAGCCAGAAGATGAGGAAGACGATGAAGATGAACCCAAGAAGAAGAATGCCAAATTAACAACTGCAGCCAAATACAAAAATCAAGCTAATAAGAACAAGAAAAAATAA
- the LOC105666565 gene encoding nucleoplasmin-like protein isoform X2, translated as MAEEYLYGITLEGLNSSEVWDPEHKNDDADGTNQHFGADQKLIIKMALLGPEAKPGELNVLQVEAMGLKGPIKTPIALLEMGKTAQIILDLSFPDPPVTFTLVKGSGPVHIVGHNLLGTHMEEFDDMDDEMEEENIDDDDDDKAPQKKRKHSAEGKKNGTKRAKMDEAVDK; from the exons ATGGCAGAAGAGTATCTTTATG GAATTACCCTCGAAGGATTGAATTCTAGCGAGGTATGGGATCCAGAGCATAAAAACGACGACGCAGACGGAACAAACCAACATTTCGGTGCCGATCAGAAGCTGATCATAAAAATG gCTCTTCTAGGTCCAGAGGCTAAACCTGGTGAACTTAATGTATTACAAGTTGAAGCAATGGGCTTAAAAGGACCCATCAAAACACCAATTGCTTTATTGGAGATGGGAAAAACTGCACAGATTATTCTGGATCTCAGTTTTCCTGACCCTCCAGTCACATTTACTTTGGTTAAAGGAAGTGGTCCTGTTCACATAGTAGGACATAATCTACTTG GTACACACATGGAGGAGTTTGATGATATGGATGATGAAATGGAGGAGGAGAACatcgatgatgatgatgatgataag GCAccgcaaaagaaaagaaagcattCTGCAGAGGGTAAAAAAAATGGCACGAAGCGTGCCAAGATGGATGAAGCTGTAGACAAATAG
- the LOC100643271 gene encoding nucleotide exchange factor Sil1 isoform X1 — MRMQSNTIILTCLLLLPVVLGDLEKNETTFVPTREWQTVKRGTSIPAGLHVRHNFETGVTEAKLMDGNDLEEEDSNKNLNSTNTNTNSVILHPENAILEEKEHVPAEKSDLFNYSIEELKDRLKKMKQEGEDFPEIDIEHSKKIRQKFRDYEALKKEFKAFEINITVSDSDLLSSYIKKFQTYKNRVTMGILTTAETERILDILYNLEYLLHHIDNAKAFADMEGMNKIISPCLNGTNNEIKIEALRLLGAAVQSNPKVQLKALENDFVQKLLHILSTSSKTDLKSRCLFALGALIRQFPIGQKVWVDHGGIEIFGQILVDGQLQVQMKVMKLINDLIVERQHIEHITDVAQQELRVKAYSAADIERKLLKYSYCDHLSNLMITSFKIDLSDLLRTNYEFLKTISDSMITAAPICIDKWRKHKDEFLPIIQHILDLHHDLNILIGMLQTLETTHDEL, encoded by the exons ATGAGAATGCAATCCAATACGATTATTCTAACTTGTTTACTTTTGTTACCGGTAGTTCTCGGAGACCTTGAGAAAAATGAAACGACATTTGTACCAACTCGAGAATGGCAAACTGTGAAAAGAG GTACATCTATACCTGCAGGATTACATGTTCGACACAATTTTGAAACTGGTGTAACAGAAGCTAAATTAATGGATGGTAATGATTTAGAAGAAGAGGATTCGAACAAAAATTTGAACagtacaaatacaaatacaaattctgTAATATTGCATCCTGAGAATGCAATCCTGGAAGAAAAAGAGCATGTACCAGCAGAAAAGTCTGATTTGTTTAATTACTCGATCGAAGAATTGAAAGATAGattgaaaaaaatgaaacaagagGGTGAAGATTTTCCAGAAATAGAT atTGAACATTCAAAAAAAATAAGGCAAAAATTTAGAGACTATGAAGCTTTGAAGAAAGAATTTAAGGCATTTGAAATAAACATTACTGTTAGTGATTCTGATTTGTTAAGTAGCTACATTAAAAAGTTTCAAACTTATAAAAATAGAGTCACTATGGGAATTTTAACGACTGCAGAAACAGAAAgaattttagatattttgtacaatttagAATACCTGCTTCATCACATTGATAATGCCAAAGCTTTTGCCGATATGGAAGG tatgaataaaattatatctccATGCCTCAATGGAACAAACAACGAAATAAAGATCGAAGCTTTGAGACTTCTGGGTGCAGCTGTCCAATCTAATCCTAAAGTACAATTAAAAGCACTGGAAAATGATTTTGTTCAAAAACTTTTACATATATTGTCTACAAGTAGTAAAACAGACTTGAAGTCGAGATGTCTCTTTGCTTTGGGTGCTCTGATAAGGCAGTTTCCAATAGGACAAAAGGTGTGGGTCGATCATGGAGGAATAGAAATATTTGGACAAATTTTAGTCGATGGCCAATTACAAGTACAAATGAAAGTTATGAAATTAATCAATGATTTAATCGTAGAGAGACAACATATAGAACATATTACCGATGTTGCGCAACAAGAACTAAGAGTAAAAGCATATTCTGCTGCTGATATTgagagaaaattattaaaatattcatattgcGATCACTTAAGCAATTTAATGATAACAAGCTTCAAAATTGATCTTAGTGATTTGTTGAGAACTAATTATGAATTTCTTAAAACTATTTCTGATAGCATGATCACCGCCGCTCCCATCTGTATTGACAAGTGGAGAAAACATAAAGACGAATTTCTTCCCATTATACAGCACATACTGGATTTGCATCATgacttaaatatattaataggcATGCTTCAAACACTCGAAACTACCCACGATGAGTTATAG
- the LOC100643271 gene encoding nucleotide exchange factor Sil1 isoform X2 — MDGNDLEEEDSNKNLNSTNTNTNSVILHPENAILEEKEHVPAEKSDLFNYSIEELKDRLKKMKQEGEDFPEIDIEHSKKIRQKFRDYEALKKEFKAFEINITVSDSDLLSSYIKKFQTYKNRVTMGILTTAETERILDILYNLEYLLHHIDNAKAFADMEGMNKIISPCLNGTNNEIKIEALRLLGAAVQSNPKVQLKALENDFVQKLLHILSTSSKTDLKSRCLFALGALIRQFPIGQKVWVDHGGIEIFGQILVDGQLQVQMKVMKLINDLIVERQHIEHITDVAQQELRVKAYSAADIERKLLKYSYCDHLSNLMITSFKIDLSDLLRTNYEFLKTISDSMITAAPICIDKWRKHKDEFLPIIQHILDLHHDLNILIGMLQTLETTHDEL, encoded by the exons ATGGATGGTAATGATTTAGAAGAAGAGGATTCGAACAAAAATTTGAACagtacaaatacaaatacaaattctgTAATATTGCATCCTGAGAATGCAATCCTGGAAGAAAAAGAGCATGTACCAGCAGAAAAGTCTGATTTGTTTAATTACTCGATCGAAGAATTGAAAGATAGattgaaaaaaatgaaacaagagGGTGAAGATTTTCCAGAAATAGAT atTGAACATTCAAAAAAAATAAGGCAAAAATTTAGAGACTATGAAGCTTTGAAGAAAGAATTTAAGGCATTTGAAATAAACATTACTGTTAGTGATTCTGATTTGTTAAGTAGCTACATTAAAAAGTTTCAAACTTATAAAAATAGAGTCACTATGGGAATTTTAACGACTGCAGAAACAGAAAgaattttagatattttgtacaatttagAATACCTGCTTCATCACATTGATAATGCCAAAGCTTTTGCCGATATGGAAGG tatgaataaaattatatctccATGCCTCAATGGAACAAACAACGAAATAAAGATCGAAGCTTTGAGACTTCTGGGTGCAGCTGTCCAATCTAATCCTAAAGTACAATTAAAAGCACTGGAAAATGATTTTGTTCAAAAACTTTTACATATATTGTCTACAAGTAGTAAAACAGACTTGAAGTCGAGATGTCTCTTTGCTTTGGGTGCTCTGATAAGGCAGTTTCCAATAGGACAAAAGGTGTGGGTCGATCATGGAGGAATAGAAATATTTGGACAAATTTTAGTCGATGGCCAATTACAAGTACAAATGAAAGTTATGAAATTAATCAATGATTTAATCGTAGAGAGACAACATATAGAACATATTACCGATGTTGCGCAACAAGAACTAAGAGTAAAAGCATATTCTGCTGCTGATATTgagagaaaattattaaaatattcatattgcGATCACTTAAGCAATTTAATGATAACAAGCTTCAAAATTGATCTTAGTGATTTGTTGAGAACTAATTATGAATTTCTTAAAACTATTTCTGATAGCATGATCACCGCCGCTCCCATCTGTATTGACAAGTGGAGAAAACATAAAGACGAATTTCTTCCCATTATACAGCACATACTGGATTTGCATCATgacttaaatatattaataggcATGCTTCAAACACTCGAAACTACCCACGATGAGTTATAG
- the LOC100643148 gene encoding zinc transporter ZIP13 homolog isoform X3: protein MSCNPDNVSILRSYLTRIRDCCIRDSANTLKILLSFAVGGLLGDVFLHLLPETWASSSLNKATDDRHPSMTCGLWVLGGFLVFVIVEKLFAFEQEAEIEDAPINNTELCEKTNTEAEKEMENNNCINLIGSNPKNGFSKRLPNEFSKAINELRPFLEKKSGYSELPNDFKDNHKNGFVSNGMKPVLMCNELSNTLKGLPLKEAKDCLKKFAKNANGFSTELSKGYLKKDKSGKASSDEQTVAKQKSKHITGYLNLIANIIDNFTHGLAVGGSFLVSFRLGALTTFAILIHEIPHEVGDFAILLRSGFNRWDAARAQLLTASGGIFGAMSAIIFSGGEVGAKTGWILPFTAGGFLHISMVTILPELLKETTSPKESFKQIVALLFGITIMAVLTILFD from the exons ATGTCATGTAACCCTGATAATGTCAGTATACTACGCAGCTATTTGACAAGAATACGAGATTGTTGTATTCGAG ACAGTGCTAATACACTGAAAATATTGCTGAGCTTCGCAGTCGGTGGCCTTCTGGGCGACGTCTTCCTGCATCTGCTACCGGAAACATGGGCGAGCAGCTCTTTGAACAAAG CAACGGATGATAGACATCCGTCGATGACGTGCGGTCTATGGGTACTAGGAGGCTTCTTGGTATTCGTCATAGTGGAGAAACTGTTTGCTTTCGAGCAAGAAGCTGAAATCGAGGATGCGCCCATAAATAACACGGAACTGTGCGAAAAAACCAACACTGAAGCTGAAAAGGAGATGGAAAATAACAATTGTATTAATTTGATCGGAAGCAATCCGAAAAACGGTTTTTCGAAGCGACTTCCCAATGAATTTTCGAAAGCCATTAACGAG TTGCGGCCCTTCTTAGAAAAGAAAAGCGGATACTCCGAACTGCCAAATGATTTCAAAGATAACCATAAGAACGGCTTCGTTAGCAACGGCATGAAGCCAGTATTAATGTGCAACGAGTTGTCGAATACCCTAAAAGGTTTGCCGTTGAAAGAGGCAAAAGATTGTTTAAAGAAATTTGCGAAGAACGCTAATGGCTTTTCAACCGAGTTGTCGAAaggttatttaaaaaaagacaaaTCGGGCAAAGCTTCTAGCGATGAACAGACTGTTGCGAAGCAAAAGTCCAAGCATATAACTGGCTATCTTAATCTGATAGCCAATATCATAGATAACTTTACTCATGGATTGGCTGTAGGCGGTTCTTTCCTCGTATCCTTCCGTTTGGGTGCTCTCACCACATTTGCTATTCTCATACACGAGATTCCGCACGAGGTCGGAGATTTCGCAATTTTATTACGCAGTGGATTCAACAGATGGGATGCTGCGCGGGCGCAGCTTCTCACAGCTAGTGGTGGCATTTTTGGAGCCATgtccgcaataattttctctggcGGTGAAGTAG GAGCGAAAACAGGTTGGATATTGCCTTTCACCGCCGGTGGCTTCCTTCATATCAGCATGGTCACCATTTTACCCGAACTGCTTAAGGAAACTACTAGTCCTAAAGAATCTTTCAAACAAATAGTCGCGTTGCTCTTTGGTATTACCATTATGGCAGTTTTAACGATTCTTTTCGATTAA
- the LOC100643148 gene encoding zinc transporter ZIP13 homolog isoform X1 → MATDMCMQQNCTYSIGFLYEMITEEMWMPWKATVEYFDYTPWLFSLLGSTLIGLTGIFPLFIIPIEEGANLRTGDSANTLKILLSFAVGGLLGDVFLHLLPETWASSSLNKATDDRHPSMTCGLWVLGGFLVFVIVEKLFAFEQEAEIEDAPINNTELCEKTNTEAEKEMENNNCINLIGSNPKNGFSKRLPNEFSKAINELRPFLEKKSGYSELPNDFKDNHKNGFVSNGMKPVLMCNELSNTLKGLPLKEAKDCLKKFAKNANGFSTELSKGYLKKDKSGKASSDEQTVAKQKSKHITGYLNLIANIIDNFTHGLAVGGSFLVSFRLGALTTFAILIHEIPHEVGDFAILLRSGFNRWDAARAQLLTASGGIFGAMSAIIFSGGEVGAKTGWILPFTAGGFLHISMVTILPELLKETTSPKESFKQIVALLFGITIMAVLTILFD, encoded by the exons ATGGCGACAGACATGTGTATGCAACAGAACTGTACCTATTCTATCGGATTTTTGTATGAAATGATCACAGAAGAAATGTGGATGCCATGGAAGGCGACGGTGGAATATTTCGATTACACACCATGGCTGTTTTCTTTGCTTGGAAGTACCCTGATCGGACTGACTGGTATTTTCCCCCTTTTTATCATCCCCATTGAAGAAGGTGCCAACCTAAGGACTGGAG ACAGTGCTAATACACTGAAAATATTGCTGAGCTTCGCAGTCGGTGGCCTTCTGGGCGACGTCTTCCTGCATCTGCTACCGGAAACATGGGCGAGCAGCTCTTTGAACAAAG CAACGGATGATAGACATCCGTCGATGACGTGCGGTCTATGGGTACTAGGAGGCTTCTTGGTATTCGTCATAGTGGAGAAACTGTTTGCTTTCGAGCAAGAAGCTGAAATCGAGGATGCGCCCATAAATAACACGGAACTGTGCGAAAAAACCAACACTGAAGCTGAAAAGGAGATGGAAAATAACAATTGTATTAATTTGATCGGAAGCAATCCGAAAAACGGTTTTTCGAAGCGACTTCCCAATGAATTTTCGAAAGCCATTAACGAG TTGCGGCCCTTCTTAGAAAAGAAAAGCGGATACTCCGAACTGCCAAATGATTTCAAAGATAACCATAAGAACGGCTTCGTTAGCAACGGCATGAAGCCAGTATTAATGTGCAACGAGTTGTCGAATACCCTAAAAGGTTTGCCGTTGAAAGAGGCAAAAGATTGTTTAAAGAAATTTGCGAAGAACGCTAATGGCTTTTCAACCGAGTTGTCGAAaggttatttaaaaaaagacaaaTCGGGCAAAGCTTCTAGCGATGAACAGACTGTTGCGAAGCAAAAGTCCAAGCATATAACTGGCTATCTTAATCTGATAGCCAATATCATAGATAACTTTACTCATGGATTGGCTGTAGGCGGTTCTTTCCTCGTATCCTTCCGTTTGGGTGCTCTCACCACATTTGCTATTCTCATACACGAGATTCCGCACGAGGTCGGAGATTTCGCAATTTTATTACGCAGTGGATTCAACAGATGGGATGCTGCGCGGGCGCAGCTTCTCACAGCTAGTGGTGGCATTTTTGGAGCCATgtccgcaataattttctctggcGGTGAAGTAG GAGCGAAAACAGGTTGGATATTGCCTTTCACCGCCGGTGGCTTCCTTCATATCAGCATGGTCACCATTTTACCCGAACTGCTTAAGGAAACTACTAGTCCTAAAGAATCTTTCAAACAAATAGTCGCGTTGCTCTTTGGTATTACCATTATGGCAGTTTTAACGATTCTTTTCGATTAA
- the LOC100643148 gene encoding zinc transporter ZIP13 homolog isoform X4, giving the protein MVSRQFRRHFADSANTLKILLSFAVGGLLGDVFLHLLPETWASSSLNKATDDRHPSMTCGLWVLGGFLVFVIVEKLFAFEQEAEIEDAPINNTELCEKTNTEAEKEMENNNCINLIGSNPKNGFSKRLPNEFSKAINELRPFLEKKSGYSELPNDFKDNHKNGFVSNGMKPVLMCNELSNTLKGLPLKEAKDCLKKFAKNANGFSTELSKGYLKKDKSGKASSDEQTVAKQKSKHITGYLNLIANIIDNFTHGLAVGGSFLVSFRLGALTTFAILIHEIPHEVGDFAILLRSGFNRWDAARAQLLTASGGIFGAMSAIIFSGGEVGAKTGWILPFTAGGFLHISMVTILPELLKETTSPKESFKQIVALLFGITIMAVLTILFD; this is encoded by the exons ATGGTTTCCAGGCAATTTCGACGCCACTTCGCAG ACAGTGCTAATACACTGAAAATATTGCTGAGCTTCGCAGTCGGTGGCCTTCTGGGCGACGTCTTCCTGCATCTGCTACCGGAAACATGGGCGAGCAGCTCTTTGAACAAAG CAACGGATGATAGACATCCGTCGATGACGTGCGGTCTATGGGTACTAGGAGGCTTCTTGGTATTCGTCATAGTGGAGAAACTGTTTGCTTTCGAGCAAGAAGCTGAAATCGAGGATGCGCCCATAAATAACACGGAACTGTGCGAAAAAACCAACACTGAAGCTGAAAAGGAGATGGAAAATAACAATTGTATTAATTTGATCGGAAGCAATCCGAAAAACGGTTTTTCGAAGCGACTTCCCAATGAATTTTCGAAAGCCATTAACGAG TTGCGGCCCTTCTTAGAAAAGAAAAGCGGATACTCCGAACTGCCAAATGATTTCAAAGATAACCATAAGAACGGCTTCGTTAGCAACGGCATGAAGCCAGTATTAATGTGCAACGAGTTGTCGAATACCCTAAAAGGTTTGCCGTTGAAAGAGGCAAAAGATTGTTTAAAGAAATTTGCGAAGAACGCTAATGGCTTTTCAACCGAGTTGTCGAAaggttatttaaaaaaagacaaaTCGGGCAAAGCTTCTAGCGATGAACAGACTGTTGCGAAGCAAAAGTCCAAGCATATAACTGGCTATCTTAATCTGATAGCCAATATCATAGATAACTTTACTCATGGATTGGCTGTAGGCGGTTCTTTCCTCGTATCCTTCCGTTTGGGTGCTCTCACCACATTTGCTATTCTCATACACGAGATTCCGCACGAGGTCGGAGATTTCGCAATTTTATTACGCAGTGGATTCAACAGATGGGATGCTGCGCGGGCGCAGCTTCTCACAGCTAGTGGTGGCATTTTTGGAGCCATgtccgcaataattttctctggcGGTGAAGTAG GAGCGAAAACAGGTTGGATATTGCCTTTCACCGCCGGTGGCTTCCTTCATATCAGCATGGTCACCATTTTACCCGAACTGCTTAAGGAAACTACTAGTCCTAAAGAATCTTTCAAACAAATAGTCGCGTTGCTCTTTGGTATTACCATTATGGCAGTTTTAACGATTCTTTTCGATTAA
- the LOC100643148 gene encoding zinc transporter ZIP13 homolog isoform X2: MVKLLTSRDLTLNLSASYRKGRPSIRAQTRMCVGGELEQFSRTSSIYSANTLKILLSFAVGGLLGDVFLHLLPETWASSSLNKATDDRHPSMTCGLWVLGGFLVFVIVEKLFAFEQEAEIEDAPINNTELCEKTNTEAEKEMENNNCINLIGSNPKNGFSKRLPNEFSKAINELRPFLEKKSGYSELPNDFKDNHKNGFVSNGMKPVLMCNELSNTLKGLPLKEAKDCLKKFAKNANGFSTELSKGYLKKDKSGKASSDEQTVAKQKSKHITGYLNLIANIIDNFTHGLAVGGSFLVSFRLGALTTFAILIHEIPHEVGDFAILLRSGFNRWDAARAQLLTASGGIFGAMSAIIFSGGEVGAKTGWILPFTAGGFLHISMVTILPELLKETTSPKESFKQIVALLFGITIMAVLTILFD, translated from the exons ATGGTAAAATTGTTAACATCGCgcgatttaactttaaatttaTCGGCTTCGTACAGGAAAGGCCGACCATCCATCCGTGCACAGACGCGTATGTGCGTAGGAGGAGAGTTAGAACAATTTTCTAGAACATCTTCGATCT ACAGTGCTAATACACTGAAAATATTGCTGAGCTTCGCAGTCGGTGGCCTTCTGGGCGACGTCTTCCTGCATCTGCTACCGGAAACATGGGCGAGCAGCTCTTTGAACAAAG CAACGGATGATAGACATCCGTCGATGACGTGCGGTCTATGGGTACTAGGAGGCTTCTTGGTATTCGTCATAGTGGAGAAACTGTTTGCTTTCGAGCAAGAAGCTGAAATCGAGGATGCGCCCATAAATAACACGGAACTGTGCGAAAAAACCAACACTGAAGCTGAAAAGGAGATGGAAAATAACAATTGTATTAATTTGATCGGAAGCAATCCGAAAAACGGTTTTTCGAAGCGACTTCCCAATGAATTTTCGAAAGCCATTAACGAG TTGCGGCCCTTCTTAGAAAAGAAAAGCGGATACTCCGAACTGCCAAATGATTTCAAAGATAACCATAAGAACGGCTTCGTTAGCAACGGCATGAAGCCAGTATTAATGTGCAACGAGTTGTCGAATACCCTAAAAGGTTTGCCGTTGAAAGAGGCAAAAGATTGTTTAAAGAAATTTGCGAAGAACGCTAATGGCTTTTCAACCGAGTTGTCGAAaggttatttaaaaaaagacaaaTCGGGCAAAGCTTCTAGCGATGAACAGACTGTTGCGAAGCAAAAGTCCAAGCATATAACTGGCTATCTTAATCTGATAGCCAATATCATAGATAACTTTACTCATGGATTGGCTGTAGGCGGTTCTTTCCTCGTATCCTTCCGTTTGGGTGCTCTCACCACATTTGCTATTCTCATACACGAGATTCCGCACGAGGTCGGAGATTTCGCAATTTTATTACGCAGTGGATTCAACAGATGGGATGCTGCGCGGGCGCAGCTTCTCACAGCTAGTGGTGGCATTTTTGGAGCCATgtccgcaataattttctctggcGGTGAAGTAG GAGCGAAAACAGGTTGGATATTGCCTTTCACCGCCGGTGGCTTCCTTCATATCAGCATGGTCACCATTTTACCCGAACTGCTTAAGGAAACTACTAGTCCTAAAGAATCTTTCAAACAAATAGTCGCGTTGCTCTTTGGTATTACCATTATGGCAGTTTTAACGATTCTTTTCGATTAA